From the genome of Capillibacterium thermochitinicola:
TATACCCTTGAAGACGAAATCAAGTGGTATGAAGAGTTATCAGCAAACAAAGATCACTATAGTTTCGCCATTGAAACTCTAGAAGAGAAAAAATATATCGGTGGATGCGGAATACACAAGGTTGATTGGAAAAATAGAGTAGTGGAGGTTGGTATATTTATTGGCGATAAAAATTATTGGAATAAAGGGTATGGAACCGATGCCATGAGAATATTGATCAGATTTATATTTGAACAGATGAATATTAATAAAATAAAGTTAAATGTTTATGAATTTAACCCAAGAGCGGTGCGATGTTATGAAAAGTGCGGATTTAAGAAAGAAGGGACATTAAGACAAGAAATCTATAGAGATGGGAAATATTATGACCAATATATTATGAGTATTCTTAGAGAAGAATATTATAACAACCCCAATTTTTAAAATAAAGAAACTACAATTCTACCGTTACCTGTTCAGAAAAGTCATGCCGCTACCCAGAGTATTATGATCAAGAAACTGATTTTGGCAGCCATCAAGCCGGAAAAGATGGCAGCCAAAATTGTTTTAATCCTCCCGTCATTCCACTGTTGGATGTAAAATAAACCTCTTCGGGAAAA
Proteins encoded in this window:
- a CDS encoding GNAT family N-acetyltransferase, which codes for MYTGEKVRLREYRKEDISLALQFINDSEVKKFLVPGIPYPYTLEDEIKWYEELSANKDHYSFAIETLEEKKYIGGCGIHKVDWKNRVVEVGIFIGDKNYWNKGYGTDAMRILIRFIFEQMNINKIKLNVYEFNPRAVRCYEKCGFKKEGTLRQEIYRDGKYYDQYIMSILREEYYNNPNF